One Bacteroidetes Order II. bacterium genomic window, GTATCGTTGAACAGTATTTTAGGCCTGTTTCTATAGCGAGACAGGCTTTTCTATTTAACCGTTTAGAGGAACTGGTCTTTCTTGATTGGGTATGGTAATAATTTGATGTTCGGGTAACCGTATAGCAGAAAGGGTTCCAAACTGGGGGATATAATTAAACACACACCCCGTGTCAATACAAATCAAATTGGCTTGCATCAGCACATGGGGCTGAGGAGTATGGCCACAAATAACGGTTTTTTCCCACTCATTAAATTCGGTGCGCAGGTGACTACGCTCCCATAGAAAGATTTCTTGGTCGAAGAGGCTAAGATTTTGTGCAACGGTAAAGCGCGGCTTAAGTCCACCATGCACAAATAAGAACTCTTCTGCTTCGTAATAAAACAGTGTATCCCGTATAAAACGGATATGCTCTTCGGGAATCTGTTCAAATCCTGCACGACGGTAACTTTCCATCGTATCACGGCCACCGTTGGAAAGCCAAAGGGCCTCGATACCGCCATCCAGCATATCCAGTAACATTTGCTCGTGGTTGCCACGCAAAAAAACGCAATTTTGAGTTTTGCGGTATGCCAAGAGAAAATCTATAACCCCTTTAGAGTCCGGGCCACGGTCTATATAATCCCCGATAAAAACCAGAATATCGTCCTCTCTGGGCGCAATTTCTTTCAACAGGGCTTCTAAAGTAACTCGACAGCCATGAACATCACCGATTGCAACGAAACCCATTCTTTATTTGCCTTTCGGGTGCCTGAAACAGTTTGACGGAAAAACAATATACTTCCATTCTGGCACGAATGGTACACAAAATAAGTTTTTTATTCTGCTTCATTTACGGACGCTTTCTGACGAACCGGATTGGAAGCCGATATCTCAACCAATCCACGCCCCGTTTTACTGATTTTGCCTGCCTTGGTTAGGTCGCCCAAGATGGCATCCAGAATACCATTGATAAATTTACCACTTTGCGCAGTGCTGTACTCTTTTGCTACTTCGATACATTCGTTAATCGTAACCTTGGGTGGGATATCCGGAAAACCAAGCAACTCGGTAATGGCTATACGCATCAGAATGCGGTCTATCAGGGCTATCCGTCGTAACTCCCAATTACGTGTATGCTGCTTGATGATCTCGGCTGTCTCTGCATTAGAATCAATCGTTTGTAAGAATAAGCTGGTTGCAAAGGCATGGGCAGCCGGATCCAACTCTCGCTTGAGTACCGTGCGAATGATCTCTTGTGCATCAGATCCACTAAGTTCAAAGGCATAAAGGGCTTGCATTACCCGTTCTCGTGCTTGTCTTCTGGTACTCATGCTACAATTTTTCAAGGTATGTATTGGGGCGCATTGCAAGCTACGATTTATGGAATGAAGGGATGATGGAAAATCAGTGACCTATCAGGTTATATGGTTCAGATTTATGGTGTCTAAGCGAAAAAGTATCTTCTAAACCTTTATTTCACATGTATTCTTCCGCTTCTCTTATTGCCCGTTGGCGTTCGTTTCCTATGCTTATGGTCGTTCTCTTGATGGGATCAGGTATTATGGCGGCACCCCTATTCGCCCATGAGGACTGGTTCTTGGGTACGATTATGCTTCTCTGTTGGATTTTTGCAACGTCTTTGTTACCTGAACGCAAATTGGTTAGCCTAAGGCCACTTTTTCGGGGAATTGGGTTGGGGCTATTGTGTTTTGTCTTTGGTGGTTTACGTATGTCTGCAGACTTGAATAGCGCTCCCAACGATATTTCACATTTCATCACAGAGCCAATAACATCCGGGCAAACGCTGGTTTATGGAGAAGTTTCAGACTTTCCCGTTCGGTACCGCAGCGGGCTTAGGTTTACCCTCAAGGTTTTTGGGATAGAGCAGAATCGTTACCAAGTGGCTTCTGGAAAGGTACTGGTTTACCTAAAACTCAACCCAGAAAGTGGATTGCCAGATTTGCACTGGGGTGATCACATTCAAGTGGCAGGACGGTTAGAACGACCAAAACCAAAACGAAATCCCGCAGATTTTGACTTTGCGACCTATCTGTCCCATAAAAACATCCAGTCCGTCTTGTATGTGCGTGAGCCACAAACCTTATCGCGGACTGGTAATACGAATGGGTGGATTCATCGTTCTGTTAATCATCTTAGGGAAAAGATCCGTCATACCATTACACATTACACCGCTTCTAATGAGATGGCATCTATGCAAAAGGCTTTGCTTATCGGAGACCGTACCGACTTGCCAGAAAACCTCAAACAGTCTTTCAATAATACAGGACTAACGCATTTGTTGGCTGTTTCGGGATTACACGTTTTACTTATCGGTATGGTATTATTCAATCTACTACGTCCGCTATTAGGCCGCATCAAACGGCTTAGCTGGACTGCAATCGAAGTCATTCGTTGTACGGTTACGTTTGTGGTGTTGATTTTTTTCTTGTGGATTACAGGTGGTAGTCCTTCGGTTATTCGGGCTGTTGTTATGGCTGCGGTTTTTCTATCGGCAACGCTTATACAACGTGACACCTCTGGATTGAATAGTTTGGGAGTGGCTATGTTCATCATGCTGTTGCTACAACCCGGAACTTTATACGACATTGGCTTTCAGCTTTCCTGTGCTGCGGTTGCTGGCATTGTCATTTTCCAGCCATCACTCCAACGTATAACCAAGTACAAGCCTATTCGCCACGATTGGCAGAAGGCAGGCATACAGTCTATTGGTGTTTCTGTGGTGGCTACTGCGGCCACAGCACCTATCCTCCTATATCATTTTGGCCAAGTATCTCTTGCTGGCGTTTGGTTAAACCTGGTTGCCATTCCGCTATCCGATTTAGCCATTCTTTCCATTTTGCTTACCGTAGTTCTTGATTGGTTTGTACCAAGTGTGGCCTTTGTGATGGGGAACACTGCCAGTGCACTTACTTCCTTATTTACTGGTTTTGTTTCGATCAGTGATACCTACTTTGGACACTTTCGCATTCATGGTTTCGTTACCAGTCTATGGTTGATCTTGAGCCTTTTGTTGGCACTTTTTATGTTTGCTCAATGGGATTTCCCAAGAATACGCTACCGCACGGCAATTGCTGCCCTCTTTTTTGCACTGATTGGGTTTACACTTCCTCGTATATCCTCGAGCCTTAGTCCTCAGCTCAAGGTAACTTTTTTTGACGTTGGGCAAGGGGATGCTGCACTGATCGAGTTTCCAAATGGTAAAACGCTGTTAATTGATGCAGGAGACCGAAATGAGTTTTATGATGCGGGCTTATCCACGATTATTCCACACCTCCGAAAGTTAAACCGTAATCGGTTAGATGTGGTGGTCATTTCGCATCCACACCAAGACCATATGGGCGGATTGCCCTCTTTATTGACACAGTTAGATATAGGAGAGGTATTTACCAATTTACAACCTTGCCAGTCCAATATCTGTATAGAGGTAGATTCACTGGCTCTTGTGCGAAATGTGGCGATCAAGGGCTTACAAAGGGGCATGTTTTTACAATTAGACCCTTCTGTTTTGGTTGAAGTACTTGCACCTGTTTCTAAGCCACTTGCACATCAAGATGTGAATAGTCATTCCATTGTATTGCGTATTCAACATGGTACACATCAGTTTTTATTTATGGGTGATGGTACTGCATTTACAGAATACGGCTTGATACAAACCAATCCTGTGGCACTTGCTTCCGATGTCGTTAAGGTAGGTCATCACGGATCCGCTACCAGTAGTACCCCTGAGTTTATCCAGCGGGTGATGAAGCCTAAGACCAAAGCAGTGGTGAGCGTTGCAGAACGGAACGTTTATCGTCTTCCCAACGAAAACGTTTTAGGACGTTGGCGGTATTTTGGGGCAGAGGTTGTAGAAACCAGATCAGAGGGTGCTATCATTTTTACTGCGAGTGCAAAAGGGGTCAAACAAGTCGCTTGGCGTTAGTTTTCCACAAATCCTTTTTAATGATGATAATAATTAAGTTTTTAAATTTTTAGTTGTATTAGTTGTAGGGGGTGGGGATATGTTCATAAGCAACTTTTCCACATTTCCCTGTTCAACTTATTTTAAAGTTGTTAAGTGCTTTTCCACATGTTATCCTCATGCTAATCGCTCCGAATCGTTTATTTTTACCTAATGGGGGAAGCCTTTTACCTTATGCCCACTTTTCCACTCCTTTTTAGCCCACTGTCCGATTTTGTTTTGAACACATTATCCTACCATTTTCCACATCGTGTTGGGTGTGGAAAACGGTGGATAAAACACGGATAAGTGGTCAACTTTCAACACGAACTCTCAACTCCAGACTTTAAGGTGGCTTTTGCACGTTTTATCCGCATGCTTATCCCCAGTTTATCCACTGCTTTTGGTATAGCCTTCCACTGCTTGCCCTTATGCCCAAGTGAGAATTACACAAGCGGTGAATAAAGTGTGTATAACCGGTCATTATTATTTTGTACCTCTCCGCTCAGGGGTCGAAAATTATCTCTTTGGGGAAAAAATGTGGATAAGTTCTTTGTTAAGTGTTCTTAATTGCTGGATTGTCTGTGGAAAAAGCTGCTTGTTGTATAATTCTTCAGAGGATACTATGTGGAAAAGAACGCTCCCCAAAAAGGTCGTTCAGATTGGGGAGTTGTTCAAACAAATAAAGGATGGCTATCCTGTTTGTTTAAGAAAGCAATGCTTTTGATGGTAAACAAGGGGGGGATAATCGGATTGCTCAACGATGATGCCTTTTAGAAAAGAAGAAATATAGCGGGCGATTTTACACATCGGAAGAGGCCAATTCCGGTTTGTTCCGTTTTCTTTTTGGCTTTGGCACTTCTATAAGCCCTTTTTCTTTCGCAAATTGGATGCAGGCTTTGGTGAATGATAGAAAAAGCGGATGTGGTGCATTGACATTTGATTGGTACTCCGGATGAAATTGGGCTCCAACAAACCAACGATGCTCTGGCCATTCAATGATTTCAACCAAGTCTTGTTTTGGGTTTATCCCGGAAAAAAGCAATCCATTTTCCCTAAGTTTATACCGTAGGTCGTTATTCACTTCATAGCGGTGTCGGTGTCGTTCTTGGATGTCAGTTTTACCGTAGGCTTCGTATGCGTTTGTTCCTGCTTCTACAACACATTCGTATAAGCCCAAGCGCATGGTTCCGCCTTTTTGGGTAATTTCTTTTTGGCTCTCCATCAGATTGATCACTGGATAAGGGGTATCAGGATCAAACTCGGTAGAGTCTGCCGAAGTCCACCCACAAACATTACGGGCAAATTCAATTACAGCACATTGCATTCCCAGACAAATACCTAAGAAGGGAATGTTGTGTTCGCGCACGTAGCGTATAGCCGAGATTTTACCTGGAATGCCACGAGAACCAAATCCGGGGGCTACCAGAATTCCTGTGAGCCCTTCCATCTGTTCCGCAATATTTTCCGGTGTAATGTTTTCAGAATGAATAAGTTTTAACTCAATGGCCACTTCGTTTGCTGCTCCAGCGAGAACAAAACTCTCTGTAATGGACTTGTAGGCGTCCTGATGGTCCACATATTTACCGACCAATCCGATTCGGATGGTATGTCTGGGGTGTTTAAGTCTTTTCAGGAACTGAATCCAACTTCGCATGTCGGGTGTTTTTCGTAAGGCATCATTGAGCCGTAGAATCTCGCAAACAACCTTGTCCAAGCCTTCTTGTTGAAGAAGAAGTGGGACGTCATAGATGGTTCCTGCGTCTAATGCTGCAATAACCGCACTTTGTGGCACATTACAAAACAGTGCAATTTTTTTTCGGATACTTTCTTCGATCGGCATTTCCGATCGGCAAACGAGTATATCTGGCTGTATCCCATGTCCCAATAATGTTTTGACAGAATATTGCGTTGGTTTAGTCTTTAGTTCTCCGGCTGCCGAGAGATAAGGAACCAAGGTGAGGTGAATATCACAAGTGTTTCCACGACCCATTTCAAAACTAAGTTGTCGGATAGCCTCTAAATATGGCTGACTTTCGATGTCACCAACCGTGCCACCTACTTCAATCATCACCACATCATAATCGCCACTGTTGCCCAACATTGTCATCCAAGATTTGATTTCATCAATTACATGAGGAACCACTTGAACGGTTTTTCCCAAGTATTCTCCTGCCCGCTCTTTACGAATGACTTCAGAATAAATTCTTCCGGTAGAAACACTATTTGCCTGCGACATTGGAATGCCGAGATACCGCTCATAATGCCCTAGATCTAAATCCGTCTCCGCTCCATCATTGGTCACATATACCTCGCCGTGTTCATAAGGATTCATTGTTCCGGGATCCACATTGATATAGGGGTCGAATTTCTGAATGGTTACTCGTAGGCCACGGGCTTCTAAAAGTCGGCCCAACGAAGCAATTAATATGCCCTTTCCAAGAGACGATGTTACACCACCGGTTACAAAAATATACTTGGTTTCCACAAGAGGTTTGGTTTAGTACGGGGAAGCTGGCAAGTAAGAGTTGCCTTCCCAAAATAAGACTTTGTGCAGAGGTTCCCTGAATCAATTTGGGACGAAGATTCAGGGTTTGATGATGTCCGTTGGAAAAATTAATCATTTTGTATTGGTCGCACATCTTACACTAAGCATATTGACCAATCTAACAAAAATGAAAAACAAAAATTTGGATCCAGAAGTGCTTAAACAACTTGTAAAAGAGGCCTTAACCGAGCTAGTAGAGGAAAAACGGGAGATTTTTAATGCCCTCTTCTGTGAAGCCGTCGAACAATACTTTGATTCAAGTCATCAGCAATTGGCAGATATATCACAGCTATCCATGCCTGAAATTTATCCTTCGGTTGTAGGACAAGCATAAAAAAAGGCGGTTATGGATTTAACCGCCTTTTTTTAGGGTTTCATTTAGCCTTTTATCGGACCAATTTTAACGTTGTGCCAGAATTAATCGTTTGGTTGAGCTGTAGTTGGTTCATAATAGCAAGCGTTTCCGGCGTCAGGCTGTTGGAGAGCCGTGTTGGAAGGAAGGTTTGGAAAATGCCGTTTTTGTTTGCTCGTTGCAATACCAATTTAGAAGGTTGGCGAGTTAGTTTTTCTTGATCTTTTAAAGTAGCAAATCCATTCACCACTTGATCAAAGGTGGTCCGATGAGTGGCAATATTGCTTGCAGCGGCAAGTCCCATAAAATTGAAGACATTTCCGCCATATTCTATAAAATAGGAACGAATTCCCATCTGGGCTTGTCCGTTCTGATCTACCGTATAAGCATCTACCACGACACCCGAAATACCATTGTTAAGGGTGACGGCATTTGAAGAAGTCGTCTTAACCCCTTGAGTATTGGCCAATTTTGTGGCAGCCTCGCGTGCTGTTTTTTCTGCTGCAAAGGAAAACTTCATCCCTGCATCTTGTTGTGCATTGACCATTTGAACGGCTGAGCTCCCATTTTGTAAGGCCCAGCCCTGCGGTACCGGAAATTGGAACTTCAGGTCTGGATGGTAAAAAACATTGTTTTCTGTAAAGCCTTGTCTGGGGTTTTCTCCAATGGTAATGCCGTCAATTTGTGTAAAGAATGACTGTTGATTAATCTTCGTTAGCGACATGGTTTGCGCATACTTTTGCTCAAGTTGTATCATGGTTGCTTCTCGTTCTCCGGGATCGGGGTGACTGGACATAAATGCCGGAATTGCTTGACCACTTGATTGTTGGATGCGCTTCAGAGATTGAAAGAACCGCGAGGCTTCTCCTACCTTGTATCCAGCCATGGCAGCATATTCCACCCCGAGTGCGTCGGACTCCCGCTCTGCTTCACGTCCATACGAGAGGAGTTTAAGGCTGAGGCCCGTAGAGAGAACCTGAGCACCGGTTTCGAGCATGTCTTGCGGTAATCCGGCTGCTGCGCCAATTAATACGCCCAGTATGGTCCCAATCTGTGTCCGTTGTTGGCGCCCCATTTGGATAGAGGTATGTCTTGCAATCACATGCCCAATTTCGTGACCGAGAACCACGGCCAGTTGTGCCTCGTTGTCTGTATGCGCCAAAAGACCACGGGTTACATAAATGTATCCTCCGGGCAATGCAAACGCATTCACAATAGGGCTATCTAACACCCGAAAGGTAAATGGAGTATTGCGAATTTCCTCCGATGTCTCCGGTCTGCGTGCATGGCTATATTTAAGAACTTCTTGCCCCAGTTGATTTACGTAGGTTGAAAGTTTCGTGTTTTCATAAAGGCCATATTCTGCGATAATTTCCTGATCGGTCTGTTTGCCAAGCTCAACTTCCTGAGCCCAGGTGTAGGCATAAGACCGCTTGTTTCCGGTGACAAGGCTTTGATCAACTGCGCCACAACCTGCAATAAAGGTAATGCTGGCGAGGATAAAGCCCCTAATTATGTTATGATACTTGTTTGTCATGGTATGTATGAGGTTTATATAAGGTGAAAGTATTGATTATGGCTGAGAACTTTTGTGGTTTATGTGGAAGCACCTGTTTCGTATATCTTCAAAAGAAATAACTGTATTGAAGGTTTGATCTTCTACGGCGGTAATGATGCATTGCCCAATTTGTTCCGAACACAATAAATCTAAGAAGATTTTCGATCGTTTGGAATCAAGGTCTCCAAAAATATCATCCAGCAGAAGAATTGGTTTCTCGTTCATATGCTCCGCAAGGTAAAAATATTTTGCCAATTGAAGCATAAGACCAAAGGTACGATGCTGTCCATGCGATGCAAATCTTCTTATTTCTAATTTGTTCAATAAAAAAATCATTTCATCTCTGTGGGGGCCTACAAGCGAACGCCCCATCTCTATCTCGCTTTGTTGTAAATGAGTGAGTTTTTTTCTGAAGGCCTGCTCAATTTCTTCTGGAGCACCAAATTCAATTGTTTGATAACGGATATGGGGGACTTCGCCCACTACCGAGATAGACTGATGGGCTTGTTGAAGAAATGGCATAAAGGTCTGAAAAAAACGAACTCTTTGACGGATAATTCGGCTTCCTGTCTGAATCAGTTCTTCATTCCAAGACAGCAATTGTTCACTTTGTTTTAATCGTTGTCGCTTTAGTTGCAGGAGGAGTGCGTTTCGTTGAGCAACAGCCCGTTGATACAACAATAAATCGTGTAGGTATAGCGGTTTTACCTGAGACAAAATGTTATTTAAGAACTTACGTCGTACTTCGGGTCCTTCACTTGTCAACGCCCGGTCATCTGGCGAAAAAATCACCAGCGGAAACTTGCCGATGACCTGAGAAAGGGTGTTTTGGGGGATTTTGTTAATAAAAATGCGTTTGCCTTCACTAGGTACGAAAACCAATTTGGCGTGCATGTGTACTCCGTCTTCCCGTATAAACGTTCCTGCGGTTTCAAAAGATGTTGCCCCAAACCGGAGAACATATTGATCTTTGGAGGCCAGAAAACTTTTTGTTAGACACAGATAGTGGATCGCTTCCAGAATATTGGTCTTCCCCATTCCATTGTCTCCATAAAGCAGATTAATCTTCGGCCCAAACGCGAAGTGGCTGTCTTCATGCGAACGAAAGTTGTGTAGGTGTATAGTCTCTATGATCATGGCCTTGCCTTGCTGCCGCACACGGCTTGCTTTAACATGGAACTAAAAGGGGTAAGATATGAAAAGAGCCTTCGTATTGCTCAAAGGCTCTTTGGGTTTACTTATGGATTCGGAGTCGGGTTTGGGGGAGGGGTGGTATTACCACCGCCATCACCCTCTGGTCCAGGTGGAGGGGTGGTACTCTCACTGCCATCATCCCCTGTTGGGTATTCTTCTTTTTTTTCTTCATCTGCCATCTGTTTATGGGTTTTGTTGTTTCTGAATGTTGGGTATATTATTACAGCAGAACTACCCACTTATTAGACAAACAGTCGTGATTAAACATAACCTCTTCGGAGAATTTTTTTTCGTACTACTTTTTTGTGCCTTACCTCAATTTATACATGCAGCCGGAAAAGAATCGTGTGCTGCTTTAGAGTTACGTTGGAAGCCTTTCTATAACGTCCATTTTGAACTCTGGGACAATACCCGCTTAGAGACCATATTTACCACCTCACGAAATTTATATTTCTGCAAGACCTCCAAGGCAGAACAATTTAAGGTACTGATTACGGGGATACGTGCGGCACAAATGGGCGGTAAAGGATACGGCGAGGTGAGCCATCTTTTGAATCTTGCAAAAAAAACACTTCCATACCTGTCTGGAAATGAAGAAGCTATTTGGTTTCGCCTCAATGGAAACCTCGCCTGGAGGAGGTCTAAGTTTGAGGCCGCATGGAATTATGCTCAAGCGTTTTCTCGTTTCGACTCCCTTACTTCTCCTTACGAACAGGCGGCAATCGCGCTGAGTATGGCATTGGTTTTGGAGAACAGCAACAATCCTAAAGATGCTCGAAAATTTTTGACACTCACGCAGGAGCTCTTGAACCATTACAAGGGCAATCCTTCGGAAATCGTCTCCTTGAAATCTCGTCTTCATTCTGTGATGGTAGATAATTATATTTTGGAAAAGGTGGATCTGAGTGAAGGGAGCATGGAAGAAAATGTAGAGCTAAGAAAACTGATCCAGCCATTGAAAGAAGATATAATTTTGTTGGAAAAAAATAATAAATATGATCAATTGATTAATGTTTACATTGGTATTGGTCAATTGTATTCTTATTTGAAAGAATTTAATTTGTCTTATTCTTCCTATGAACAAGCGCGTCAGATCGCAATTAGGGTTCAAAAGACAGAAAGACTTGCATTTATTTATTACCGAATGGGACAGCTTTCCCAACAACAGAACCAAATCAGGCAAGCGATTTTATTTTTTGAAAAAGCGCTTCATTTGGCAACAAGTACCAATAGTCGTTACCTGATTTCGCGTATCCAAAATCGTTACGGATTTTCTCTTGAGCAGGCTGGTCGGATTGTAGAGGCGGAGGCTGTTTATAGACAGTACATTTTGGATGCTGAAAATGCAAGAGCGGATATGGGTATTACGGATTTTGGTAAGACCAATTTTTTGAGTAACGAAAACGCTAGTTTTTTAGGTTTGGTGCGGATACTCATTCAGACCAAGCGGTTTGAAGAGGCTTTATATTGGTTAGATGCCACTCGGGGGCGTTTTTTAGAAAATCTAAATGAATACGCAAACTGGGTAGCAGGACTACCTCAGAGTCAACAGCGCGAGTTAAGTACCATAGAAAGCCGTATTGCCTTCCTTCGTGCAAGTGCTACAAAGAATGACAAACAACAAGGGAATCATAATCATATATCGGAGTTAAAGACTTATGTAGAACAGATATTACTTCAGTCTAAGGCGAATCGTTTGTGGAAATCCAGCCATAGCCTTACGCAGATGAAAAGAGATCAGTATTCCTCTGATTTTTTGAAGCAGTTACAGGCAAGACTCCGTGAGCAACATCAGGTGGCCCTCTTTTATTACTTAGATCGAGAGACCGATCCAACAATTCTTAGGGCCATCCAATCATATGTGGTGGTGGTCACTCCAGAATCTGTTCACTTTGTTCCGCTTAGGGTTCATGGACAAGAGGTGGGGAACTTGCTAAACTCCTTATATCGTACCAGAGAGCGCTCTATACATTTCGATCTTCGGACTCTCTATCAATTATATCAGGGGCTCTTTGCTCCTGTAGAAAATGTGATTAATGGGTATCAAAGGGTGGTTCTGTTTAAAGATGATGTATTGGTTCGCTTGCCTTTTTCTATGCTGGTAGCTCAGCCACCCAAAAATAGATTTGACTATGGTCATGCGGATTTTTTAGTTCGCCGGTTTTCATTCTCTCAGGAATTATCGGTTACTCTTTATACAGGACAATCTCAGCGTCGGAATGCTCCTACTTCCTTTTCCCACAATCTGATTTTTGGTCGGAGCCAGTTTGGAAGTGCAGAGTTTCTTGCCCCTTTACCTGGTGTTTACCCAGAAGTAAAGACTATTGGCAGCCTTTTGCCGTGGGTGAAAATTGGTTTAGACGGTGGGGCAAAGGAGTTTAATTTTAAGCGAGATATGGCAAAGAGCTATTTAATGCATTTGGCATCCCACACCATTATGAATGCAGAAAACCCCTTATATACGTTTTTGTCGTTGCGGAAATCTGGAAACAATGATGGAAAACTTTTTCTGTTTGAGCTTTTTTATAACCGACTTCATACGGAATTGGTGACCCTAAGCAGTTGTAACTCTGGGGTAGGGGAGCGGCTATCTGGAGAAGGATTTGCAGGGATGCAATATGCCTTGCGGTCTGCGGGGGTTAAAAGTGTTTTAGCAACCAATTGGCCAGCAGCTGATAATGCTTTTCCTAACTTGATGCAAAAGTTTTATAGAGGTCTTAAGTCTGGCCTTCCGAAAGATCAGGCTTTGCGAAATGCCCAATTACACCTGCTACATTCTGGGAGTCGTATAGAGAAAAGCCCTTATTACTGGGCATCCCTGCTTTTGTATGGTGATTCTTCTCCGCTTTCTTTTAAACCTGTTTTTGCTGCACTATCTCGTCAGCACGTTGCTGCTTTTTTGTTGTTGATATTGTTGTTGTTGTTCTATCAGTGGCAATTTCAGCATCAAAATAAGAGATTTGCTTAAAGCGGAATCTTTAACCCATAAATAGGTTTTAAAGGATGTTGTAAACCACAAACATTTTGTATATGAACGCCAATCCAGCCCTCTTTTCAACGTTACAAATCCTTACGACCGAACAGCGTAATCCTGCCTCTGAAAACATTGACATGGAGTCTATTTGGAATATTCTCGAAATTATAAATACGGAAGACCATTTGGTGCCAATAGCTGTTCGTCGCGAGATTCCACAAATTGCCCGTGCAGTAGAGTGGGTGGAAATGGCCTTTCGTTCGGGTGGCCGGCTGATTTATGTGGGAGCAGGTACAAGCGGCAGGTTGGGTATTTTGGATGCCTCTGAGTGTCCACCTACATATGGCGTTCCGCCAGAATGGGTTGATGCCTTCATTGCGGGTGGTCCTGATGCTGTATTTCGCTCAAAAGAAGGTGCTGAAGATGATCCTGAGGATGGAATGCAGGAATTGCGTAATAGATCGGTTTCAGGGCGTGATGTGGTGTGTGGAATTGCCGCCAGTGGCCGAACACCCTTTGTTTTTGGTGCACTGGAATATGCACATCAAGTGGGCGCCAAGACAATTCTGGTGACGACTAATCCAGGGAATTCAGAAGATACTTTTTTGGATTTGGTGATTTGTCCGGTTGTAGGGCCTGAAGTGGTGAT contains:
- the recF gene encoding DNA replication and repair protein RecF (All proteins in this family for which functions are known are DNA-binding proteins that assist the filamentation of RecA onto DNA for the initiation of recombination or recombinational repair.) — translated: MIIETIHLHNFRSHEDSHFAFGPKINLLYGDNGMGKTNILEAIHYLCLTKSFLASKDQYVLRFGATSFETAGTFIREDGVHMHAKLVFVPSEGKRIFINKIPQNTLSQVIGKFPLVIFSPDDRALTSEGPEVRRKFLNNILSQVKPLYLHDLLLYQRAVAQRNALLLQLKRQRLKQSEQLLSWNEELIQTGSRIIRQRVRFFQTFMPFLQQAHQSISVVGEVPHIRYQTIEFGAPEEIEQAFRKKLTHLQQSEIEMGRSLVGPHRDEMIFLLNKLEIRRFASHGQHRTFGLMLQLAKYFYLAEHMNEKPILLLDDIFGDLDSKRSKIFLDLLCSEQIGQCIITAVEDQTFNTVISFEDIRNRCFHINHKSSQP
- a CDS encoding CHAT domain-containing protein; translation: MIKHNLFGEFFFVLLFCALPQFIHAAGKESCAALELRWKPFYNVHFELWDNTRLETIFTTSRNLYFCKTSKAEQFKVLITGIRAAQMGGKGYGEVSHLLNLAKKTLPYLSGNEEAIWFRLNGNLAWRRSKFEAAWNYAQAFSRFDSLTSPYEQAAIALSMALVLENSNNPKDARKFLTLTQELLNHYKGNPSEIVSLKSRLHSVMVDNYILEKVDLSEGSMEENVELRKLIQPLKEDIILLEKNNKYDQLINVYIGIGQLYSYLKEFNLSYSSYEQARQIAIRVQKTERLAFIYYRMGQLSQQQNQIRQAILFFEKALHLATSTNSRYLISRIQNRYGFSLEQAGRIVEAEAVYRQYILDAENARADMGITDFGKTNFLSNENASFLGLVRILIQTKRFEEALYWLDATRGRFLENLNEYANWVAGLPQSQQRELSTIESRIAFLRASATKNDKQQGNHNHISELKTYVEQILLQSKANRLWKSSHSLTQMKRDQYSSDFLKQLQARLREQHQVALFYYLDRETDPTILRAIQSYVVVVTPESVHFVPLRVHGQEVGNLLNSLYRTRERSIHFDLRTLYQLYQGLFAPVENVINGYQRVVLFKDDVLVRLPFSMLVAQPPKNRFDYGHADFLVRRFSFSQELSVTLYTGQSQRRNAPTSFSHNLIFGRSQFGSAEFLAPLPGVYPEVKTIGSLLPWVKIGLDGGAKEFNFKRDMAKSYLMHLASHTIMNAENPLYTFLSLRKSGNNDGKLFLFELFYNRLHTELVTLSSCNSGVGERLSGEGFAGMQYALRSAGVKSVLATNWPAADNAFPNLMQKFYRGLKSGLPKDQALRNAQLHLLHSGSRIEKSPYYWASLLLYGDSSPLSFKPVFAALSRQHVAAFLLLILLLLFYQWQFQHQNKRFA
- the murQ gene encoding N-acetylmuramic acid 6-phosphate etherase, encoding MNANPALFSTLQILTTEQRNPASENIDMESIWNILEIINTEDHLVPIAVRREIPQIARAVEWVEMAFRSGGRLIYVGAGTSGRLGILDASECPPTYGVPPEWVDAFIAGGPDAVFRSKEGAEDDPEDGMQELRNRSVSGRDVVCGIAASGRTPFVFGALEYAHQVGAKTILVTTNPGNSEDTFLDLVICPVVGPEVVMGSTRMKSGTAQKLVLNMITTAAMIRLGKVYKNMMVDLQMTNEKLIERSKRIVMIATEASYDEAHAALEAADGHVKVAIVMILNKIDASEARSRLLEAGGFVRKLVQ